The Actinomycetota bacterium genomic sequence GCGCGTCGGGGGCGAAGGCCCGCACCGCGGGTTCCACCACCCGCTCCACCGCCGCGAGCATGGCCACATCCCCGGCGAAGGGCGGCAGCGGCACGTTCACCGTGGTGTCGGGCGTGCCCACCGGGCCGCGCTCGGTCACGTCGCCCGTGCCGGGATAGAACCCGTACGCGAACTCGTGCACGCTCACCGTGAGCACCCGCGGGTCGTCGTGGAATATCCACTGCACCCCGTTGCCGTGATGGGCGTCCAGGTCCACATAGGCCACGCGCTCGGCCCCGGCGTCGAGCAGCCAGGCGATGGCCAGCGCGCAGTCGTTGTAGATGCAGAAGCCCGACGCCTTGTTGGCAAACGCATGGTGAAGCCCGCTTGGCGCCGGGCAGAAGGCACGCGACCCCGCGCCGCCATCCCACACCGCC encodes the following:
- a CDS encoding acetoin utilization protein AcuC produces the protein AVWDGGAGSRAFCPAPSGLHHAFANKASGFCIYNDCALAIAWLLDAGAERVAYVDLDAHHGNGVQWIFHDDPRVLTVSVHEFAYGFYPGTGDVTERGPVGTPDTTVNVPLPPFAGDVAMLAAVERVVEPAVRAFAPDALVVHLGADVHHADPLTHLQMTMAGMEEMYRRVVALADDACAGRLLNTAGGGYNPATLGRLWALQLGAMAGQVPDDELPDAWCDAVRQTLGQEPPGSLREDPGPEWDADQRAEGDRVGLENVARAEALLG